The following are encoded together in the Alphaproteobacteria bacterium genome:
- the rlmB gene encoding 23S rRNA (guanosine(2251)-2'-O)-methyltransferase RlmB: MKSAKKDRFRPRRDKHGPKRGPKRDQRDSKREARPPKNQPQGNTPATAGAPRASGAWLHGLHAVRAAWLNPRRNCRQLWLADSAAESFEATLQEARALKLNRPSPRIVSRTELDAMLSGCVHQGIALDAAPLPEMQLEDLLAAQPNLVVLLDQVTDPHNVGAILRSAAAFGAGGLVLTERNAPGATGTLAKSASGALDAVPLVHVVNLARALEQLREAGYWCVGLAEEGARSIAALDLSGKTALVLGAEGTGLRRLTRERCDELAHLPTQGPIGSLNVSNAAAVALYEARRQTEKAGK, encoded by the coding sequence AAGCGCGGCCCAAAACGCGATCAGCGCGATTCCAAGCGCGAAGCCAGGCCGCCCAAAAACCAGCCGCAAGGCAACACCCCGGCTACGGCGGGCGCACCGCGCGCATCGGGCGCCTGGCTTCACGGGTTACATGCCGTGCGGGCCGCTTGGCTGAACCCGCGCCGCAATTGCCGCCAATTATGGCTTGCCGATAGCGCAGCCGAAAGTTTTGAAGCCACGCTGCAAGAAGCGCGCGCGCTGAAACTGAACCGCCCTTCCCCCCGCATCGTATCGCGAACCGAACTTGATGCCATGCTTTCAGGCTGCGTGCATCAGGGTATCGCGCTCGATGCCGCGCCGCTGCCGGAAATGCAGCTTGAAGATTTGCTTGCCGCACAGCCGAACCTTGTCGTGCTGCTCGACCAGGTGACGGACCCGCACAATGTTGGCGCGATTTTGCGCTCCGCTGCCGCGTTCGGCGCAGGCGGGCTCGTGCTGACAGAACGCAACGCGCCGGGCGCCACCGGCACGCTGGCGAAATCGGCCTCCGGCGCGCTCGATGCCGTACCGCTCGTGCATGTCGTCAACCTCGCGCGCGCGCTCGAACAATTGCGCGAAGCCGGTTACTGGTGCGTCGGCCTGGCGGAAGAAGGCGCGCGCTCCATCGCCGCACTCGATCTCAGCGGCAAGACCGCGCTCGTGCTGGGCGCGGAAGGCACGGGGCTGCGGCGTCTGACGCGCGAACGCTGCGACGAGCTTGCGCATCTGCCGACGCAAGGGCCGATCGGCAGCCTCAATGTTTCGAACGCCGCCGCGGTGGCGCTGTATGAAGCGCGGAGGCAAACCGAGAAGGCTGGAAAATGA